The genomic interval TTCACAATACGGGCGCGGATCGGCAATTTCGTCAGCCGTCACACCGGCAAACTGGTCGGTAGTGGTATTGCGGATACAGTTACCTGATGTTTGAATCGCATGCATTTGTACCGATGCCAGTTCTGCCAAAATATCGGGCACCTCTTCTAATTTTGGCCAGTTAAATTGCATATTGGTACGGGTGGTGATATGACCATAGCCACGGTCGTATTTTTCGCTGATGTCGGCAAGTTTACGCAGTTGATACGTCGCAAGCAGACCATAAGGAATCGCCACGCGAAGCATCGGCGCATGACGCTGAATATATAGACCGTTCATCAGGCGTAATGGCAAGTACGCTTCTTCACTGAGCTCGCCAGCCAAAAAACGTCGGGTTTGGTCGCGAAACTGCTCGACCCGATCGTCTACCAATTGTTGGTCAATTGCGTTGTATTTATACATGCGGATTCCTATGTCACTAATACAAATTCTAATTACAAATTAAATTTAAAACTTTTAGCTTTTGCAGCCATTTCAACTGGGTGAAATTTTAACCTGCCTATCATAAATGCCCAAGGGGTTTTTAGTAAATTCCATTTTTACATAAATATATCGAGTTACTGCATTTATTATTGCGAACCGCAATATTCTATTATACGCTACCTTAATTTTTTTGAACCGTCTGTTTTTTGACACGTTAATTTTGACCCGCTAATTTTGACACGCTAATATAGGATATCCGATGAGCCAAAGCGCCACTTCAACTCTCCATTCTCTAAGCCAACTGGTCCCACCACACGGTAGTGACACATTAAAAGAAAAATTACTCCAAGGCGATGCGCTAACCGCTGCCCAGCAAAAAGCCAAAAATCTCCCAAAAATCCAAATCAGCTCCCGTGAAGCCGGTGATTTGATTATGCTCGGTATTGGCGGCTTTACCCCGCTAGATGGTTTTATGAACCAAGCAGACTGGCAAAGCGTATGTGACAATATGCATTTAACCACTGGCGACAATGCGGGCGTGTTTTGGCCCATTCCTATTACCCTATCGACCGATGCTGCCACTGCCGATACGCTAAACCCAGGTGATGACATTGCGCTGGAATACCAAGGCGAAATCATGGGGATTTTGACCTTAAGCGAAAAATACCGCATTGATAAATCACACGAGTGCCAAACCGTCTTTGGCACCACAGAGCTTGAGCATCCCGGCGTTGCCATGGTGATGGCACAAGGTGATGTCAACCTAGCCGGCGATGTGGTGGTGTTGAGCGAAGGCGAATTCCCGAGCAAATATGGTGATATCTACCTCACTCCGGCACAAACCCGTGACATCTTTACTCAAAATGGCTGGAAAACCGTCGCTGCCTTCCAAACCCGCAACCCGATGCACCGCTCACATGAATACCTTGCCAAAATTGCCATTGAAATCTGTGATGGCGTACTCATTCATTCCTTGCTTGGTGCATTAAAACCTGGGGATATTCCTGCAGATGTACGCCAAGAAGCCATTGGTACATTAATCGACCATTACTTCCGTAAAGACACCGTCATCCAAGCAGGTTATCCACTGGATATGCGCTACGCCGGTCCGCGTGAAGCATTACTACATGCCTTGTTCCGTCAAAACTATGGTTGTAGCCATTTGATTGTCGGGCGTGACCATGCAGGCGTGGGTGATTACTATGGCGCGTTTGATGCGCAGCATATTTTTGATACACTTAAACCGAATGATTTAATCACCCAACCGTTAAAAATTGACTGGACATTCTGGTGTGATGCTTGTGACTCGATGGCATCGACCAAAACTTGCCCACACGATGCCAGCCATCACGTCAAAGTCTCAGGTACCAAATTGCGTAAAGCCTTATCGGAAGGGGAAGACGTGCCTGATAACTTCAGCCGTCCAGAAGTATTAGCGGTACTTCGTAACTACTATGAAGGCTTAGAAGAGCATCAAAAACATAAAGTTGAGCTAACAGGTCACTCTGCAAAATAATTATTGCGCGGTTTAACGCTTATCAATCGATAAAAAGGGTATGTGATAATACCCTTTTTTTATTCAACCTTTAGCAAAAAAAAAGAAGCACGCGGCTTCTTTTTTTATTGCTTAACATTGCTTAACTAAGCTAAATTTAATTAAGGCTAAATTTAACTAAGCTAAATCACATATTCGACGTGCGAATCTTGCAGAAAATTGGCAACAAAATGATTCGAGGGATGATTGACCAGCGTCTCATAATCCCCAATTTGCACGATTTGACCTTGGTTCATCACCACAATTTCATCGGATAATTCTGCCGCTTCTTCTTGGTCATGGGTCACTAAAATACTGGTGACACCGAGCTCATGATGAATTGAGCGCAGCCAAGCACGTAATTCTTTACGCACCTTGGCATCGAGTGCGCCAAATGGCTCATCAAGTAACAATAACTTTGGCTCTACTGCCAACGCACGCGCCAATGCGATACGCTGACGCTGACCGCCTGAGAGTTGATGCGGGTATTTTTTTGCAGTTTGCGATAGTTGCACCAGCTCCAGCAGATAATTGACCTTTTTGCTGATTTCCACGTTGCTTAGGCGTTTGTTTTTTGGCATGACGGTCAAGCCAAACGCCACGTTATCAAACACGGTCATATGGCGAAATAACGCGTAATGCTGAAACATAAAGCCGATATGACGCTGCTGCACAGGGACATCGGTCACATCTTCACCATCAAAAAAAATACGCCCCGTATCGGCAATCTCAAGCCCTGCAATGATGCGCAGTAAGGTAGTCTTACCACAGCCTGAAGGTCCCAACAGCGAGGTTAATTTGCCCGTCGGTACGGTTAAATTGATCGGTTGTAGTGCAGTAAATTGACCAAACTGTTTGGTGATATCACGGATTTCGATACTCATGGTATTCTCTTAACTTTTTTATTTTTTAAAT from Moraxella osloensis carries:
- the sat gene encoding sulfate adenylyltransferase, whose product is MSQSATSTLHSLSQLVPPHGSDTLKEKLLQGDALTAAQQKAKNLPKIQISSREAGDLIMLGIGGFTPLDGFMNQADWQSVCDNMHLTTGDNAGVFWPIPITLSTDAATADTLNPGDDIALEYQGEIMGILTLSEKYRIDKSHECQTVFGTTELEHPGVAMVMAQGDVNLAGDVVVLSEGEFPSKYGDIYLTPAQTRDIFTQNGWKTVAAFQTRNPMHRSHEYLAKIAIEICDGVLIHSLLGALKPGDIPADVRQEAIGTLIDHYFRKDTVIQAGYPLDMRYAGPREALLHALFRQNYGCSHLIVGRDHAGVGDYYGAFDAQHIFDTLKPNDLITQPLKIDWTFWCDACDSMASTKTCPHDASHHVKVSGTKLRKALSEGEDVPDNFSRPEVLAVLRNYYEGLEEHQKHKVELTGHSAK
- a CDS encoding sulfate/molybdate ABC transporter ATP-binding protein, translated to MSIEIRDITKQFGQFTALQPINLTVPTGKLTSLLGPSGCGKTTLLRIIAGLEIADTGRIFFDGEDVTDVPVQQRHIGFMFQHYALFRHMTVFDNVAFGLTVMPKNKRLSNVEISKKVNYLLELVQLSQTAKKYPHQLSGGQRQRIALARALAVEPKLLLLDEPFGALDAKVRKELRAWLRSIHHELGVTSILVTHDQEEAAELSDEIVVMNQGQIVQIGDYETLVNHPSNHFVANFLQDSHVEYVI